DNA sequence from the Pogona vitticeps strain Pit_001003342236 chromosome 11, PviZW2.1, whole genome shotgun sequence genome:
TGTTGAGGAGAGGAGAGTGCTGAGGATGATAAGAGTGAAGAAGGCTGGATGGAGATAGTGAAAGAAAAGGCCAAGAGATAATGGAAAGGACAGATTTATAGGAAGCCACCATTCTGGGGCcaaacagaagaaagagaaagaaaatgagcaGAGAGAGGGGCCCATAACCAAGAGAACAGGCGATGTCTCGGGCAACCTGGGACTTCCTGTGGAACGAGTCCTTTCTGGCCATAGTTGTGACCAGTCCTGGGCAAGACCGTATGAGAGCTATTTGGGGGTTGGGTCCATCACCCTCCCTGTGTGGGAAACCAGGCGGCgtaactgagagagagagagaggagaagagaggggtGGCTGACCCTCCTCTGACTATGGCAAGGGAGTTATTGTGGTTTGAATCTAATGTTGAAGACAAGCCTGCGAAGGAAGGAAATTGTTCTGTAGAAGAATGGGAACCCTTGAATACTGTAAGTATAAAGGACTTCTCATTGACATAATGATGCTCTGCATCAAACACTCACAGTTTCCCCCCCTCTTTAATCTCCCAACTGGCATTTCCCATGTTTTCTAAAAGAAAAGCATGTTCAGTTATGTGGTGGTTTagttatttattgttatttctgtGAAACCATTcaaagggggtgggtggaattAGAATGATTACATTTCCCTGCCCTTCCAACATCAGAGTACAGTAGGGCCACagtatctgcgggatcagtaccCACGCTTTCAGTTATCCACTGCCTAAAAATAGTCATTAACACCACTCCCCAAGAAATTtgtgtttccaaggtgtattatcagaactggccactagggggagccaTAGAATAAGCTATACGTGGGTTTCTGGCTTGGAATACGATCACTTGTGGATACCGTCATCCTACCGTAGCTCtccaaaaggcaaaagaaaataatttttggtTCTATCTTAATTACATAAggcttgttgtgtttttaatccaCTCAATATGGTCTGCTAATCCAGTGTAAACGTTTTCTTTGTCCTCTCCAGCGCACTGCTCCCCACAAGTGGAAATGGCTGTGAGGAACCAAGTGCCGCCAATGTCGGTGGCATAAGGGCCGCCACTGTCTGCCTGGTATGTTTTCTTAGTTGCGGCGCGGCTGTCTGCACAGAACACATTCGGTATGACGGTACGTCCTGTGCTGTTCAGGCACCTATCCTGGTCAAGCTGATGGACTTTCAGAGCCTGGAGAACATTCGCTGGTTTTCTTTGGTCCAACGGCGTCCACCACCCGCTCACGAGGCCAAATTTGCGCTCGAGGAGGCGGTTGGTGAATGCTTCGTCCGCGAGGCAGATGGGGGTGACGTCCTTGTTCCGTGTCAAGGGCGAATCCAGCTCCAGAAGGGCAATGTCATTCTGGTACCTCTTGCTTATGTTGTACGCTGGGTGTGGGATTGCCCTCACGATGCGACGAAGCTGCTCCGTGTGTTCAAAAACATCTGTATTATATTCACCTGGGAGGGGAGAAAGCCATCGGGTATGTATTAAGAAGTGTCTGGTAGGGATGCGACGGtgaatttatttttgttctgcttctgAATTGGCCCCAaatcatctcccccccctttctatcccagacagaaatgagaaatttaaaaaatctgaacgGGGCAGAAACTACACCTTCCAAGTTCAGCATGACAAGGCTTGCTGAACCATTTAAAGTTTGGATTTGAATCCTTGTGTCTATAATTATCCTCGTGCTGAACGATAATtgtttctaatggttgttgtggggttttttgggctctttggccatgttctaaaggttgttcttcctgacgtttcaccagtctctgtggccgtgggcatcttcagaggacagcactctgtgctctggtgcagtttgcttgggagtggagtatttatgggtgtgagataggcttttgtcctatttgggagatgggtgattagtgtgtcttgttgtgggtgtattgttgtgataaggataAGAGATtgtcactgtgcttgatgggtAATTGTTTCTGCTAGTTCTTGAAGAAGTTTCAGGATCTCCAAATTTCATTACTCAGGACaggaacagaagaaaagaaaagagaaccttaaaggtgtgtgtgtgtgtgtgtgtgtgtgtgtgtgtgtgtgtgagagagagagagagagagagcaaatgagccttcttttggaaaaaaatcatcCTCACAAATGTGAAATTTCTTCTCAAGAGTGACACAAAAATATCTCACAGTCCCACAGGTAAGGAGAAAACCATTGCAGTGTCTCACCCTTGTGTGGGCATACAAGACATGGAAGAGTTTGCACATCTTGTTTCTACACCACACCACTTTTTACCTGCCACCACGGTGTGAGGCTGGTGCACCAAGCAGTGAGCGGCAGTCAGAACCCACTTGTCGTCGATGATAGCGCCTCCACAAAATCCTCTCCTCTCAAAGCTGTACATGTAAGCCTGTGAGTAGAAAAAAGGGGGGACCGAGTTATTAAAACTGGCCTGGAAGTTTTGAAAAAGAATACAGCCACTTAGCTGATGAGAAGGAAGGGGATGCAGAAGTTCTTATCAAGCTGCATGAAACAAATGGGACCAGAGGGAAAAATTTTAAGAAATGCAACTTATCAGAGGAGTTGGCCTCTGTCATCGGGAATATTGGCAGTGAAATGTGAGATACGGCTTATTCAGAAGTAATAACGACGGTGTTTGAAGAGGCTCACTCCCAATTGACTGGATCACTCagtggtatctggctgtggaaccagaggttgggagttcaattccacactgggcttgctaggaaaagagccagcctgggtagccttgggccggctgcacggtcccaggtcgccccccagaggaaggggatggtaaagcacttcttagtattctctacctggaaaaccctgaaagagggGTTGCCCTTAATCAGAACTGATTTGGTGGCACAGGATGATGATTAagtaggaaaaggaaggaaaacgtGTTGATGGCAGCTGCCTCCAGAGGGCAGCAAAGCCTGAATTAGGTACGGAGAGCTGGAGGATTTCAATACTAAGGGTATGATCACAGTGGAGGACAGATCGCAAACTGGAACACATGTAGAGAggtctggtgtgatctatttcaCAATGATCATATGGAATAGGGGGGAATGTCTTCCAGTCCAATCCTGATTTGTGCCCCCACTACCAGTTATTGGGGCTGGGCTTAAATGACTTCCCAGCAGATGACTCACTTTAAGGGAAATCGCTCTCGTTAAAGccaccctttctggtgcaatcaagAGTGCACCTTTGTAACCTTCTGATCACACTGAATTTTATCAAACAAGAAAAGACTTTTAAAGTGAAGAAAAGAGTTCAAGGATAACAGAATTTGTAGGACTGGGAGACACACCCAGCATCCAGCAGATGCACTAATGGGAAACCCACAAGGAATATGTGACACTGTCCAGTGATCATTAAAATCTCAATGTCCAGTTCAACTTTTAAGTGGTATGGCATTCATGTAGGGAATGGAAGAGAATGGAATCATTAGGGGTGCCCTTAGCTGTTTTCCCCAGGGAATGGCATGTCTCAGGAGGGAACTGTTCATCTCGGTCTGTTGGATTAATTCCACCCCATGCTGAATGGATGACTGAAGTAGGGTTGAGGAATCTGTAGACCTCCAGATCTTGCTGGACTCCAGCACCCATCATCCTCAAGGCAGGATGGCTGACAACTATACTTAGGGAGAGCAGAAATCAATCAACATCTGGATGGACTGAGATCCTAAACTAGTCCTAAACTAAAACAATCAGTTCTCTTTGAGTAACAGGAGAGTCAAGGGTGCAAAACAGCCAAGCGTAAGTGAGTCA
Encoded proteins:
- the LOC110084966 gene encoding coagulation factor IX → MANRFFLFIVSLLGWLLHAAQAEVLIHRAEANNVLHRYKRYNTGFLEEILEGDLERECVEEVCDFEEAREVFEDDQRTLIFWKKYRDSSCSTNNGGCKQICENSPTKGAVCSCVSGYRLKEDQKSCEPTVPFPCGRITAPEVKLMHSSDTMSTPQKMPGHPPQSARPKREAVEMNSVKGEVPWQAYMYSFERRGFCGGAIIDDKWVLTAAHCLVHQPHTVVAGEYNTDVFEHTEQLRRIVRAIPHPAYNISKRYQNDIALLELDSPLTRNKDVTPICLADEAFTNRLLERKFGLVSGWWTPLDQRKPANVLQALKVHQLDQDRCLNSTGRTVIPNVFCADSRAATKKTYQADSGGPYATDIGGTWFLTAISTCGEQCAGEDKENVYTGLADHIEWIKNTTSLM